A single genomic interval of Danio aesculapii chromosome 5, fDanAes4.1, whole genome shotgun sequence harbors:
- the rgs3a gene encoding regulator of G-protein signaling 3a isoform X4 — translation MAKDMKNRLAFLRRRNESPGSTPASKLDKTMKSVKPTPEEAMKWGESLDKLLVHKYGLAAFRAFLRTEFSEENLDFWLACEDYKKIKSQSKMTSKAKKIFAEFIAIQSCKEVNLDSYTREHTKENLQNINRSCFELAQRRIYGLMEKDSYPRFLRSELYMDLVNQKKPSTTSTSSSS, via the exons AT GGCCAAAGACATGAAGAACCGACTGGCTTTCCTGAGGAGGAGGAATGAGTCTCCTGGAAGCACCCCGGCCAGCAAACTCGACAAAACCATGAAGTCTGTCAa GCCCACTCCTGAAGAAGCCATGAAGTGGGGAGAATCTTTAGACAAGCTGCTCGTCCATAAAT ATGGACTGGCGGCGTTCAGAGCTTTCTTGCGCACAGAGTTTAGTGAAGAGAACCTGGATTTCTGGCTGGCCTGCGAGGATTACAAGAAGATTAAATCGCAGTCTAAGATGACATCGAAAGCGAAGAAAATCTTTGCGGAATTCATCGCCATCCAGTCCTGTAAGGAG GTGAATTTAGACTCCTACACCAGGGAACACACTAAAGAGAACCTGCAAAACATCAACCGCTCCTGCTTCGAGCTGGCCCAGAGGAGGATATACGGCCTGATGGAGAAAGACTCGTATCCTCGGTTTCTGCGCTCAGAACTCTACATGGACTTAGTGAATCAGAAGAAACCAAGCACCACATCGACATCATCCTCGTCCTAA
- the rgs3a gene encoding regulator of G-protein signaling 3a isoform X3 — MLHTMVDFSEKYLERAKDMKNRLAFLRRRNESPGSTPASKLDKTMKSVKPTPEEAMKWGESLDKLLVHKYGLAAFRAFLRTEFSEENLDFWLACEDYKKIKSQSKMTSKAKKIFAEFIAIQSCKEVNLDSYTREHTKENLQNINRSCFELAQRRIYGLMEKDSYPRFLRSELYMDLVNQKKPSTTSTSSSS; from the exons GGCCAAAGACATGAAGAACCGACTGGCTTTCCTGAGGAGGAGGAATGAGTCTCCTGGAAGCACCCCGGCCAGCAAACTCGACAAAACCATGAAGTCTGTCAa GCCCACTCCTGAAGAAGCCATGAAGTGGGGAGAATCTTTAGACAAGCTGCTCGTCCATAAAT ATGGACTGGCGGCGTTCAGAGCTTTCTTGCGCACAGAGTTTAGTGAAGAGAACCTGGATTTCTGGCTGGCCTGCGAGGATTACAAGAAGATTAAATCGCAGTCTAAGATGACATCGAAAGCGAAGAAAATCTTTGCGGAATTCATCGCCATCCAGTCCTGTAAGGAG GTGAATTTAGACTCCTACACCAGGGAACACACTAAAGAGAACCTGCAAAACATCAACCGCTCCTGCTTCGAGCTGGCCCAGAGGAGGATATACGGCCTGATGGAGAAAGACTCGTATCCTCGGTTTCTGCGCTCAGAACTCTACATGGACTTAGTGAATCAGAAGAAACCAAGCACCACATCGACATCATCCTCGTCCTAA